One Vibrio campbellii CAIM 519 = NBRC 15631 = ATCC 25920 genomic window carries:
- the pgsA gene encoding CDP-diacylglycerol--glycerol-3-phosphate 3-phosphatidyltransferase, with protein MRLNIPNILSLLRLFLIPVFVVVFYLPYSWAPFAAAMVFWVAGFTDWLDGMLARKLGQTSRFGAFIDPVADKVLVATALILITEHYHSIWVTIPAVTMIAREIIISALREWMAEIGKRASVAVSWVGKVKTVSQMFALWVLIWRYDDWMVWLGFGALYVATFLTYWSMVQYLAAAKDDLLNEEHH; from the coding sequence ATGCGTTTGAATATCCCGAACATTCTATCTCTACTAAGACTGTTCTTAATCCCAGTTTTTGTGGTTGTTTTCTATCTACCTTACTCTTGGGCGCCTTTTGCAGCAGCAATGGTTTTCTGGGTTGCAGGTTTTACAGATTGGCTTGACGGCATGCTGGCTCGTAAGCTAGGCCAAACGTCTCGCTTTGGTGCTTTCATTGACCCTGTGGCAGATAAAGTACTGGTTGCAACGGCCCTGATTTTGATTACAGAGCATTATCACAGTATTTGGGTGACCATCCCCGCCGTGACTATGATAGCGCGCGAAATCATCATCTCTGCATTGCGTGAATGGATGGCAGAAATCGGTAAGCGAGCCAGTGTGGCAGTTTCTTGGGTTGGCAAAGTAAAAACGGTCTCCCAAATGTTTGCACTCTGGGTTCTGATCTGGCGTTACGATGATTGGATGGTGTGGCTTGGTTTTGGTGCTTTGTATGTTGCGACTTTCCTGACCTACTGGTCAATGGTTCAGTATCTAGCGGCGGCGAAAGACGATTTGCTTAATGAAGAGCACCACTAA
- the uvrC gene encoding excinuclease ABC subunit UvrC, with the protein MNQPFDSASFLKTVTHQPGVYRMYNAEAVVIYVGKAKDLKKRLSSYFRKKVDSEKTRALVSNIAKIDVTVTHTETEALILEHNYIKQYLPKYNVLLRDDKSYPYIFISGHKHPRLSMHRGAKKRKGEYFGPYPDSGAVRETLHLLQKTLPVRQCEDTVYSNRTRPCLMYQIGRCAGPCVSTIISDEEYAELVGFVRLFLQGKDKQVLEQLIEKMEVASQQLRFEDAAKFRDQIQAIRRVQEQQYVSEDSMDDMDVLGFAQENGIACIHILMIRQGKVLGSRSHFPKIPQNTSQQEVFDSFLTQYYLSHNEARTIPSRIILNQELGGDIEPIQQALSEVAGRKVQFHTSPTGSRGRYLKLSNTNALTAITTKINHKMTINQRFKALREVLGMETIARMECFDISHTMGESTIASCVVFNSEGPVKQEYRRYNITGITGGDDYAAMGQALERRYSKQLDVEKVPDIIFIDGGKGQLNRAHEIISQYWGDWPKRPIMIGIAKGVTRKPGLETLITVDGEEFNLPSDAPALHLIQHIRDESHNHAIAGHRAKRGKTRRTSALEGIEGVGPKRRQALLKYMGGLQELKRASVEEIAKVPGISHSLAEIIFQALKQ; encoded by the coding sequence GTGAATCAACCCTTCGATTCGGCTTCCTTTCTCAAGACAGTAACTCATCAGCCCGGCGTTTACAGAATGTACAACGCCGAGGCTGTTGTCATTTATGTAGGCAAAGCCAAAGATCTCAAAAAGCGCCTCTCAAGCTACTTTCGCAAGAAAGTCGACAGTGAGAAGACCCGCGCTCTCGTAAGTAATATCGCTAAAATTGATGTCACGGTAACCCATACCGAGACGGAAGCGCTCATCCTTGAGCACAACTACATCAAGCAATATTTACCCAAATACAATGTACTTCTGCGTGATGACAAATCGTACCCTTACATTTTCATTAGCGGTCATAAACATCCGCGATTGTCTATGCATCGTGGTGCGAAAAAGCGCAAAGGTGAGTACTTTGGACCATACCCGGATTCTGGTGCGGTACGAGAAACTTTGCACCTTTTGCAGAAAACACTCCCTGTTCGTCAGTGTGAAGATACGGTTTATTCCAACCGTACTCGCCCTTGTTTGATGTACCAAATTGGTCGTTGTGCGGGTCCGTGTGTCAGCACGATTATTTCTGATGAAGAGTACGCCGAGCTGGTGGGTTTTGTGCGTTTATTTTTGCAGGGCAAAGATAAGCAAGTACTTGAGCAGCTCATTGAGAAGATGGAAGTGGCAAGCCAGCAACTTCGTTTTGAAGATGCCGCTAAGTTCCGTGACCAGATCCAAGCGATTCGACGCGTACAAGAACAGCAATACGTTTCAGAAGACAGTATGGACGATATGGACGTACTTGGCTTTGCTCAAGAGAACGGTATCGCATGTATCCATATCTTGATGATTCGTCAGGGTAAGGTGTTAGGCAGTCGCAGTCATTTTCCTAAGATCCCACAGAACACCAGTCAACAAGAAGTATTTGATAGCTTCCTTACTCAGTATTACCTGAGTCATAACGAGGCGCGCACCATTCCGTCCCGTATTATCTTGAATCAAGAGCTGGGTGGTGACATCGAGCCGATCCAGCAAGCTCTGAGTGAAGTGGCAGGACGTAAGGTTCAGTTCCATACCTCTCCAACTGGCTCACGTGGACGTTATCTAAAACTTTCCAATACTAATGCGCTTACTGCCATTACGACCAAAATTAATCACAAGATGACCATCAATCAGCGCTTCAAAGCTCTGAGAGAAGTCTTGGGCATGGAAACTATCGCTCGCATGGAGTGTTTCGATATTTCGCACACGATGGGCGAGAGCACTATTGCCTCTTGTGTGGTGTTCAACAGTGAAGGCCCAGTTAAGCAAGAGTATCGTCGTTACAACATCACAGGCATTACTGGCGGCGATGATTACGCTGCAATGGGACAAGCCTTAGAGCGTCGTTATTCGAAGCAGCTAGATGTAGAGAAGGTTCCTGACATTATCTTTATCGATGGTGGTAAAGGACAACTCAATCGAGCGCATGAGATCATTTCCCAATATTGGGGGGATTGGCCGAAGCGTCCAATCATGATTGGTATTGCCAAAGGCGTTACTCGTAAACCGGGACTTGAAACCTTAATTACCGTAGATGGCGAGGAATTTAACTTGCCAAGTGATGCGCCGGCATTGCACTTGATCCAGCACATCCGAGATGAGAGTCATAACCATGCTATTGCAGGCCATAGAGCGAAACGTGGCAAAACCCGTCGTACCAGTGCTTTAGAGGGGATTGAAGGCGTAGGACCGAAACGTCGTCAAGCCTTACTCAAATACATGGGTGGATTGCAGGAATTGAAGCGTGCAAGTGTCGAAGAAATCGCCAAAGTACCGGGAATTAGTCACTCTTTGGCAGAAATTATTTTCCAAGCATTGAAACAATAA
- the uvrY gene encoding UvrY/SirA/GacA family response regulator transcription factor: protein MINVFLVDDHELVRTGIRRIIEDVRGMNVAGEADSGEEAVKWCRSNHADVVLMDMNMPGIGGLEATKKILRVNPDVKIIVLTVHTENPFPTKVMQAGASGYLTKGAGPDEMVNAIRVVNSGQRYISPEIAQQMALSQFSPASENPFKDLSERELQIMMMITKGQKVTDISEQLNLSPKTVNSYRYRLFSKLDINGDVELTHLAIRHGMLDTETL from the coding sequence TTGATAAATGTTTTCCTTGTAGATGATCACGAGCTGGTTCGCACAGGGATACGACGTATTATTGAAGACGTCCGTGGAATGAACGTAGCAGGAGAAGCTGACAGCGGTGAAGAAGCAGTAAAATGGTGTCGCAGTAATCATGCAGACGTCGTTTTAATGGATATGAACATGCCAGGAATTGGCGGCTTGGAAGCCACTAAAAAGATTCTTCGCGTGAATCCTGACGTAAAAATCATCGTATTAACCGTTCATACGGAAAATCCGTTCCCAACTAAAGTGATGCAGGCGGGTGCTTCTGGTTACCTAACCAAAGGTGCAGGCCCTGATGAAATGGTTAACGCAATTCGTGTGGTTAACAGTGGGCAGCGTTACATCTCGCCAGAGATTGCGCAGCAGATGGCATTGAGTCAATTCTCACCTGCCTCAGAAAACCCATTTAAAGACCTTTCTGAACGCGAACTGCAGATCATGATGATGATCACTAAAGGGCAGAAAGTAACGGATATTTCTGAACAACTGAATTTAAGTCCAAAAACAGTCAACAGCTACCGCTACCGTCTGTTTAGCAAATTGGACATCAATGGTGACGTTGAGTTAACACACTTAGCGATCCGCCACGGAATGCTGGACACCGAGACCCTTTAG
- a CDS encoding DNA polymerase II, translating into MKIQQGFLLTRQARDIKGQTQIELWLSTENGPTQLLIQGERPVFFIEQAHIEQTKQLASSKRIAVDIRALELKNFQLTPLAACYTQTTKDAFALQDELKQHDIVHFEGDVRLADRYLMERFIKGSMEFTGNLQSRNGFQRVQNAKCRTGEYQPKLHVVSLDLECSEKGILYSIGLDSPVDSRVLMIGEPEPAETAIQWVKDEKALLDALIAWFKQFDPDVIVGWNVIDFDFRLLHKCAEWHNMKLMLGRADQPSFFRSSAQSQQGFISIPGRVVLDGIDTLKTATYHFRSWSLESVSQELLGEGKEIHNVHDRMDEINRMYRSDKPSLAKYNLQDCVLVNKIFDHTHLLDFAIERSRLTGVELDRVGGSVAAFTNLYLPQIHRAGYVAPNLHPENWIASPGGYVMDSIPNLYDSVLVLDFKSLYPSIIRSFLIDPMGLVEGLQLEIGKSDNEAVPGFRGGQFHRKKHFLPEMIEKLWAARDVAKKNNEKAFSQAIKIIMNSFYGVLGSSGCRFFDTRLASSITMRGHEIMKQTKVLIEDKGYQVIYGDTDSTFVSLNGAYSQVDADKIGNELVDYINQWWNDHLRSEYNLNSILELEYETHYRKFLMPTIRGAETGSKKRYAGLIGEGEQERIIFKGLESARTDWTPLAQRFQNTLYQMIFHGEDPSDYVREMVEKTNNGEFDDQLVYQKRLRRKLHEYQKNIPPQVRAARLADDINAKLGRPLQYQNRGRIEYLITVNGPEPHEYRNSPIDYQHYIDKQLKPVADAILPFIGTDFEQLSAPQMGLF; encoded by the coding sequence TTGAAAATCCAACAAGGCTTCCTTCTCACTCGCCAAGCCCGAGACATCAAAGGTCAAACTCAGATTGAGCTTTGGCTTTCGACCGAGAATGGTCCCACCCAATTGTTGATTCAAGGAGAAAGGCCCGTCTTCTTTATTGAACAGGCGCACATCGAGCAAACCAAGCAACTTGCCAGCTCTAAACGCATTGCCGTCGACATTCGCGCGCTTGAGCTAAAGAACTTTCAACTAACACCTTTAGCTGCGTGTTACACGCAAACGACAAAAGACGCGTTCGCTCTACAAGATGAGCTCAAGCAACATGACATCGTTCATTTCGAAGGCGACGTGCGTCTTGCTGACCGCTATTTGATGGAACGTTTTATTAAAGGCAGCATGGAGTTTACCGGGAATCTACAATCTCGAAACGGGTTCCAACGCGTCCAAAACGCAAAGTGTCGAACAGGCGAATACCAGCCGAAGCTACACGTGGTGTCCTTAGATTTAGAATGTTCAGAAAAAGGTATTCTCTATTCGATTGGTTTAGACAGCCCTGTCGATTCACGAGTGCTCATGATTGGAGAGCCGGAACCAGCAGAGACAGCAATTCAATGGGTGAAAGATGAAAAGGCACTACTCGATGCTTTGATCGCTTGGTTCAAGCAGTTCGACCCAGACGTCATTGTTGGCTGGAACGTGATCGACTTCGATTTCCGCCTGCTACACAAGTGCGCAGAGTGGCACAACATGAAGCTGATGTTAGGCCGCGCTGACCAGCCAAGTTTCTTCCGCAGCTCCGCGCAAAGCCAACAAGGTTTTATCTCAATCCCTGGTCGTGTGGTGCTGGATGGTATCGATACGCTCAAAACCGCGACATACCATTTCCGCTCTTGGTCACTTGAGTCGGTTTCACAAGAGCTCCTTGGCGAAGGTAAAGAGATTCATAACGTTCATGATCGAATGGACGAAATCAATCGCATGTACCGTTCAGACAAGCCTTCTCTCGCTAAATACAACTTGCAAGACTGTGTGTTGGTCAACAAGATTTTTGACCACACTCACCTACTCGACTTCGCAATCGAACGCTCTCGCCTAACGGGTGTGGAACTGGATCGCGTCGGGGGCTCAGTAGCAGCTTTTACTAATTTGTATTTGCCGCAAATCCACCGAGCTGGCTATGTTGCACCAAATCTCCATCCCGAAAATTGGATAGCTAGCCCAGGCGGCTATGTGATGGACTCGATCCCAAACCTTTATGACTCGGTATTGGTACTCGATTTTAAGAGCCTTTACCCTTCTATCATTCGCTCATTCTTGATCGATCCTATGGGTTTAGTCGAAGGCTTACAGCTTGAAATCGGCAAATCAGACAATGAAGCCGTACCGGGGTTTCGTGGTGGTCAGTTCCATCGCAAAAAACACTTCCTGCCAGAGATGATCGAAAAGCTCTGGGCAGCGCGCGATGTCGCAAAGAAGAACAACGAAAAAGCGTTCTCGCAAGCCATCAAAATCATCATGAACTCTTTTTATGGTGTGCTTGGTTCTTCTGGCTGTCGTTTCTTTGATACCCGCCTTGCTTCGAGCATCACTATGCGTGGCCACGAAATAATGAAACAAACCAAAGTTCTGATTGAGGACAAAGGTTATCAAGTGATCTATGGCGACACCGATTCAACGTTTGTGTCTTTAAATGGCGCGTACAGCCAAGTAGACGCCGATAAGATTGGTAATGAACTGGTCGACTACATCAACCAATGGTGGAATGACCATCTGCGCAGTGAGTACAACCTCAACTCGATTCTTGAACTCGAATACGAAACCCATTATCGCAAGTTCCTGATGCCAACCATCCGTGGTGCGGAAACGGGCTCAAAAAAACGCTACGCAGGTTTGATTGGTGAAGGCGAACAAGAACGCATTATCTTCAAAGGATTAGAAAGTGCACGCACCGACTGGACACCACTGGCACAGCGATTCCAAAATACTTTGTACCAAATGATCTTCCACGGCGAAGATCCAAGTGATTACGTGCGAGAGATGGTCGAAAAAACCAATAATGGTGAGTTTGATGATCAGCTGGTATATCAAAAGCGTTTACGCCGCAAGCTACACGAATACCAAAAGAATATTCCACCACAAGTACGTGCTGCGCGCCTAGCCGATGACATCAACGCTAAATTAGGCAGACCATTGCAGTATCAAAACCGTGGTCGAATCGAGTACTTGATTACTGTAAACGGGCCAGAGCCACACGAATACCGCAATAGTCCTATCGACTACCAGCACTATATTGATAAACAGTTGAAGCCAGTGGCCGATGCGATTTTGCCGTTTATTGGCACAGACTTCGAGCAGTTATCTGCGCCGCAGATGGGGCTGTTCTAA
- the yeiP gene encoding elongation factor P-like protein YeiP, which produces MPKASEIKKGFAIESNGKTLLVKDIEVTTPGGRGGAKIYKMRCTDLNTGARVDERYKSDDVVETVEMNKRAVVYSYADGDEHIFMDNEDYSQYTFKHNEVEDELLFINEDTQGIHIILINGSAVGIELPSSVELVIEETDPSIKGASASARTKPARFASGLVIQVPEYIATGDRVIINTTERKYMSRA; this is translated from the coding sequence ATGCCAAAGGCAAGTGAAATCAAAAAAGGCTTCGCAATCGAGTCTAATGGTAAAACTCTTCTAGTTAAAGACATCGAAGTAACGACTCCTGGCGGTCGTGGCGGCGCTAAAATCTACAAAATGCGTTGTACAGATCTAAACACTGGCGCACGTGTAGACGAGCGTTACAAGTCAGATGACGTTGTTGAAACAGTAGAAATGAACAAACGTGCAGTTGTGTACTCATACGCTGACGGCGATGAGCATATCTTCATGGATAACGAAGACTACTCACAATACACATTCAAGCACAACGAAGTTGAAGATGAGCTTTTGTTCATCAACGAAGACACTCAAGGTATTCACATTATCCTAATCAACGGTTCTGCTGTTGGTATCGAGCTTCCTTCTTCTGTTGAGCTAGTGATTGAAGAAACTGATCCTTCAATCAAAGGTGCTTCTGCATCTGCACGTACTAAACCAGCACGCTTTGCTTCAGGTCTTGTAATCCAAGTTCCTGAGTACATCGCAACTGGTGACCGTGTAATCATCAACACGACTGAACGTAAATACATGAGCCGAGCATAA
- a CDS encoding HI1450 family dsDNA-mimic protein yields the protein MSDLISYDDVIDAAYDIFLEMAPDNLEPADVILFTTQFEDRGAAELVETGDDWVEHVGFDIDKEVYAEVRIGLVNEENDVLDDVFARMLISRDPEHKFCHMLWKRD from the coding sequence ATGTCTGATTTGATTTCTTACGACGACGTTATCGACGCTGCGTACGACATCTTCCTTGAGATGGCTCCAGACAACCTAGAGCCAGCTGATGTCATTCTGTTTACTACGCAATTTGAAGATCGTGGTGCCGCAGAACTTGTTGAAACTGGTGATGACTGGGTTGAACACGTTGGCTTCGATATCGACAAAGAAGTGTATGCAGAAGTTCGAATCGGCTTAGTAAACGAGGAAAATGACGTACTTGATGACGTTTTTGCTCGTATGCTAATCAGTCGAGACCCAGAACATAAGTTCTGTCATATGCTTTGGAAACGCGACTGA
- the rluB gene encoding 23S rRNA pseudouridine(2605) synthase RluB: MSEKLQKVLARAGHGSRREIESLIKSGRVSVNGIVAKLGERLEDENSVVRIDGHVVSAKAQEEVICRVLAYYKPEGELCTRHDPEGRRTVFDRLPKIRGSRWISVGRLDANTSGLLLFTTDGELANRLMHPSRQVEREYLVRVFGEVTEQKVKNLVRGVELEDGMARFEDVVYAGGEGMNHTFYVAINEGRNREVRRLWESQDTTVSRLKRVRYGDIYLDKKLPRGGWMELDLKEVNYLRELVELRPEKETMLDLNKDNTSRKRERARSQKIRRAVKRHEERVNTPKGRSNNPSRRKPKKTAGDQGARNKHR; encoded by the coding sequence ATGAGCGAAAAGTTACAAAAAGTATTAGCACGTGCTGGACACGGTTCTCGTCGTGAGATCGAATCGTTAATTAAATCTGGTCGCGTTAGCGTGAACGGAATCGTAGCTAAACTTGGTGAAAGACTGGAAGATGAGAACAGCGTAGTTCGTATCGATGGTCACGTTGTGTCTGCTAAGGCGCAAGAAGAAGTGATCTGTCGTGTTTTGGCTTACTACAAGCCAGAAGGTGAACTATGTACTCGTCACGACCCTGAAGGTCGTCGCACTGTTTTCGATCGCCTGCCAAAGATCCGTGGTTCTCGTTGGATTTCAGTTGGTCGTCTTGATGCAAACACATCAGGTCTACTGCTGTTTACAACAGATGGTGAACTGGCGAACCGCCTAATGCACCCAAGCCGTCAGGTTGAACGTGAATATCTTGTTCGTGTTTTCGGCGAAGTCACTGAACAAAAAGTGAAAAACTTGGTTCGTGGTGTTGAGCTTGAAGATGGCATGGCACGTTTCGAAGATGTGGTATATGCGGGTGGTGAAGGTATGAACCACACGTTTTATGTTGCTATTAACGAAGGTCGTAACCGTGAAGTTCGTCGTCTGTGGGAATCTCAAGACACGACGGTTAGCCGCCTAAAACGTGTTCGTTACGGTGACATCTATCTGGATAAGAAACTGCCTCGTGGTGGTTGGATGGAACTTGATCTGAAAGAAGTAAACTACCTACGTGAATTGGTAGAACTTCGTCCAGAAAAAGAAACCATGCTGGATCTGAATAAAGACAACACGTCACGTAAGCGTGAACGTGCTCGTAGCCAAAAAATCCGTCGCGCAGTTAAGCGTCACGAAGAGCGCGTAAATACACCGAAAGGTCGTAGCAACAACCCCTCTCGTCGTAAGCCGAAGAAGACTGCAGGTGACCAAGGTGCACGTAACAAGCATCGTTAA
- a CDS encoding calcium-binding protein: MSHTNLDLNWIFGTSEDDNMTGTKGSDTSDVFIGFGGDDKFVGFGGDDYVFGGWGDDTLLGGRGNDLLVGGSGNDYLSGGLGNDSLFGGCGDDIIFDYSGNNFINAGWGNDTVVVGDGNSVIAGGCGSDTFVMTNRLAIGVPDQPVSSNDIEVKAEILDFNICHDKLVFDMGLDTNDDGIRDTFLDSADDLTLSYNDFGWAVFSSDEFNVEVTLKGIDAGYMNYIEHYNIDIFDFA; the protein is encoded by the coding sequence ATGTCTCATACAAATCTTGACCTAAATTGGATATTTGGCACCTCCGAAGATGACAACATGACAGGTACAAAAGGCTCCGATACAAGCGATGTATTTATCGGCTTTGGCGGCGACGATAAGTTTGTTGGCTTTGGTGGTGACGATTACGTCTTCGGTGGCTGGGGTGACGACACTCTACTCGGTGGTAGAGGTAACGACCTACTTGTCGGTGGTTCTGGCAATGACTATTTGTCGGGTGGTTTAGGTAATGACTCTCTATTTGGTGGTTGTGGCGACGACATAATTTTCGATTACTCTGGCAATAACTTCATTAACGCAGGTTGGGGTAACGATACTGTTGTGGTTGGCGATGGTAACTCTGTTATCGCAGGCGGTTGCGGCTCTGACACGTTCGTTATGACAAACCGTCTTGCTATTGGCGTTCCGGACCAACCGGTATCATCAAACGACATCGAAGTGAAAGCAGAGATACTCGACTTCAACATTTGTCACGATAAGTTGGTGTTTGATATGGGCCTTGATACGAACGATGACGGCATTCGCGATACCTTCTTAGACTCAGCAGATGACCTAACACTGTCTTACAACGACTTTGGATGGGCGGTATTCTCCAGCGATGAGTTTAATGTAGAAGTGACCCTGAAAGGGATCGATGCTGGCTACATGAACTACATTGAGCACTACAATATCGACATCTTTGACTTCGCATAA
- a CDS encoding L-threonylcarbamoyladenylate synthase, whose translation MSQFFYVHPENPQARLINQAVAIIRNGGVVVYPTDSGYALGCQLENKQALERICQIRRLDDKHNFTLLCRDLSELSLYARVDNSAFRLLKNNTPGPYTFIFKGTKEVPRRLMNAKRKTIGIRVPDNRIALDLLEALGEPMMSTSLILPGSDVTESDPEDIRDKLEHAVDVILNGGYLGEQPTTVIDFSEGESVVARIGSGDPAPFE comes from the coding sequence ATGAGCCAGTTTTTTTACGTTCATCCAGAAAACCCACAGGCTCGCTTGATCAATCAAGCAGTAGCAATCATTCGTAACGGCGGTGTGGTGGTGTACCCAACCGATTCAGGTTACGCACTAGGCTGTCAATTGGAGAACAAACAGGCGTTGGAACGAATCTGTCAGATCCGTCGTCTGGATGATAAACACAACTTTACTTTGTTGTGTCGTGATTTGTCGGAGCTTTCTCTGTATGCACGAGTGGATAACTCTGCATTCCGACTACTGAAAAACAATACTCCGGGTCCTTACACCTTCATCTTCAAGGGCACAAAAGAAGTGCCGCGTCGTTTGATGAACGCAAAACGTAAGACCATCGGTATCCGTGTACCTGATAACCGCATTGCGCTGGACCTACTAGAAGCGCTTGGCGAGCCAATGATGTCTACGTCGCTTATTCTACCGGGCAGTGATGTGACGGAATCAGACCCAGAGGATATCCGTGACAAACTAGAGCATGCTGTAGACGTGATTCTTAATGGTGGTTACCTAGGCGAGCAGCCAACCACGGTTATTGACTTCAGTGAAGGTGAATCCGTTGTTGCGCGTATTGGTTCTGGTGATCCAGCGCCATTTGAGTAA
- the rnm gene encoding RNase RNM — MRIDLHSHTTASDGRFAPHDLVDRALSFDIEVLAITDHDTVDGLAPAKQYVEENNLPIKIINGIEISTVWQNKDIHIVGLNIDPNSPALAELIQQQKSHRVERAALIAERLQKATREGVLEEVQHIAGDAPITRAHFAKWLVDNGYAKNMQMVFKKFLTRSNPGYVPPNWCSMKEAVDAIHAAGGQAVLAHPGRYQLTAKWVKRLLAAFVEAGGNAMEVAQPQQAQQERRNLADYAIQYKLLASQGSDFHYPSPWMELGRNLWLPAGVEPVWKDWGIDPSLNNAQQDQVENP, encoded by the coding sequence ATGAGAATTGATTTACACAGCCACACCACCGCTTCAGATGGTCGCTTTGCACCACATGATTTAGTGGATAGGGCACTGAGTTTTGATATCGAGGTTTTGGCGATCACAGATCATGATACGGTTGACGGCTTAGCTCCGGCCAAGCAATACGTTGAAGAGAACAATCTCCCGATCAAAATCATCAACGGTATCGAGATTTCGACCGTTTGGCAGAACAAAGACATCCATATTGTAGGTTTGAACATTGACCCTAACAGCCCTGCGCTGGCGGAGTTAATTCAACAGCAAAAATCGCATCGTGTTGAGCGCGCAGCATTGATCGCCGAGCGCTTGCAGAAAGCCACCCGTGAAGGTGTATTAGAAGAAGTTCAGCACATTGCAGGAGATGCCCCAATTACTCGCGCGCATTTCGCAAAGTGGTTGGTGGACAATGGTTACGCGAAAAACATGCAGATGGTGTTTAAGAAATTCCTGACGCGCTCCAACCCTGGTTATGTACCGCCGAATTGGTGCTCCATGAAAGAGGCGGTAGACGCTATCCATGCCGCTGGTGGCCAAGCAGTGCTAGCGCATCCGGGGCGTTATCAGCTCACTGCCAAGTGGGTAAAACGCCTGTTAGCGGCATTTGTTGAAGCGGGTGGGAATGCCATGGAAGTTGCGCAACCTCAACAAGCGCAACAAGAAAGACGCAACTTGGCGGATTATGCTATACAATACAAACTATTAGCTTCTCAAGGCAGCGACTTTCACTATCCATCACCGTGGATGGAATTGGGAAGAAACCTCTGGTTACCCGCGGGCGTGGAACCAGTTTGGAAAGATTGGGGTATTGATCCTTCGTTGAATAATGCTCAACAAGACCAAGTCGAGAACCCATAA
- a CDS encoding tryptophan operon leader peptide, with the protein MLQEFNQNQKAKVAVRLNKMNSADLAWWRTWTSSWWANVYF; encoded by the coding sequence ATGTTACAAGAATTTAACCAAAACCAGAAAGCGAAAGTTGCGGTTCGTCTGAATAAGATGAATTCTGCAGACCTTGCTTGGTGGCGCACTTGGACAAGTTCTTGGTGGGCAAACGTGTACTTCTAG